A genomic stretch from Kribbella amoyensis includes:
- a CDS encoding Asp/Glu racemase, whose translation MVAPYDFALDRELWRWVPDDVSLYLTRMPYVPLAATVEMAMHISEPALVARGAIDVLAVSPLVTAYACTSGSFIGGLSGEAALVAAMEEAGAPAGVTTSGALLIALRHLGITRIAAVTPYTEDLTDGLGAYLAEAEVEVVATAGLGLTSEIWTVPYATTIDLVRDTDTPDAEAVFVSCTNLPTYDVIAALEADLGKPVLTANQVTMWAALTLAGRKAVGPGQRLLER comes from the coding sequence GTGGTTGCCCCTTACGACTTCGCGCTGGACCGGGAGCTGTGGCGCTGGGTTCCGGACGACGTCAGCCTCTACCTGACCCGGATGCCGTACGTGCCGCTCGCCGCGACCGTCGAGATGGCCATGCACATCTCCGAGCCGGCCCTGGTCGCCCGTGGTGCGATCGACGTCCTCGCGGTCTCGCCACTCGTCACCGCGTACGCGTGTACCTCGGGCAGCTTCATCGGTGGGCTGTCCGGCGAGGCGGCCCTGGTCGCCGCGATGGAGGAGGCCGGTGCTCCCGCCGGCGTCACCACGAGCGGGGCCCTCCTGATCGCGCTCCGGCATCTGGGGATCACCCGGATCGCCGCCGTCACGCCGTACACCGAGGACCTGACCGACGGCCTCGGCGCGTACCTCGCGGAGGCCGAGGTGGAGGTCGTCGCGACCGCCGGGCTCGGGTTGACCTCCGAGATCTGGACGGTGCCGTACGCGACCACGATCGACCTGGTCCGCGACACGGACACGCCTGACGCCGAGGCCGTCTTCGTGAGCTGTACGAATCTGCCCACGTACGACGTGATCGCCGCGCTCGAGGCGGATCTGGGCAAGCCGGTGCTGACCGCGAACCAGGTCACGATGTGGGCCGCGTTGACGCTCGCCGGGCGCAAGGCCGTCGGTCCTGGCCAACGTCTGCTGGAGCGGTGA
- a CDS encoding DUF3830 family protein, whose product MSRYITVSLDKRGVSGVARLLDDAAPRTCAAVWDALPLSGQVFHGKYARNEIYTLLPGFTAVAPGKENTTVTPIPGDLCWFSFDSDDLGNPAYGYENTTGTGTTGAIVDLALFYGRNNLLINGDQGWIPGNVFGTIVEGLDELAAACQDLWMGGVRGETLSFTRRD is encoded by the coding sequence ATGAGCAGGTACATCACGGTGTCGCTGGACAAGCGCGGGGTGAGCGGGGTCGCCCGGTTGCTCGACGACGCGGCGCCCCGGACCTGCGCGGCGGTATGGGACGCGTTGCCGTTGAGCGGTCAGGTGTTCCACGGGAAGTACGCGCGGAACGAGATCTACACGTTGCTGCCCGGGTTCACAGCGGTTGCCCCGGGCAAGGAGAACACCACGGTGACGCCGATCCCGGGCGACCTGTGCTGGTTCTCGTTCGACTCCGACGACCTGGGCAACCCGGCGTACGGGTACGAGAACACCACCGGGACCGGGACGACCGGCGCGATCGTCGACCTGGCGCTGTTCTACGGCCGGAACAACCTGCTGATCAACGGGGACCAGGGCTGGATCCCGGGCAATGTCTTCGGCACGATCGTCGAAGGGCTCGACGAACTGGCCGCCGCCTGCCAGGACCTCTGGATGGGCGGCGTCCGCGGCGAGACCCTCAGCTTCACCCGCCGGGACTGA
- a CDS encoding NAD-dependent epimerase/dehydratase family protein, which translates to MKVLVAGATGGLGRSLVPKLVAAGHEVTGMIRSESGAATVRAQGADVVLADGLDTAAVKAAVAGVAPEVVVHQMTALKGGIDFKHFDDSFALTNKLRTEGTDNLLEASRAAGVRRFVVQSYAGWNLAHGGSPTKSEDVPLDPHPLPATRRTMAAIQHLESTVTGATGIEGIVLRYASFYGPTGDIGQGGSMVELIRKRRLPLIGDGSGIWSFVHYDDAADATVKAIESSATGVYQIADDDPAAASVWLPEFARILGAKQPLRLPTWLARLAVGDVGVSAFTEIRGADNSLAKKTFDWQPGYASWREGFRKGL; encoded by the coding sequence ATGAAGGTCTTGGTGGCAGGCGCAACCGGCGGACTAGGACGCTCGCTGGTACCGAAGCTGGTGGCGGCCGGGCACGAGGTGACCGGGATGATCCGGTCGGAGTCCGGCGCGGCCACGGTCCGGGCGCAGGGAGCCGACGTGGTCCTGGCCGACGGGCTCGACACGGCCGCGGTGAAGGCGGCCGTGGCCGGGGTGGCGCCGGAGGTGGTGGTGCACCAGATGACCGCGCTCAAGGGCGGCATCGACTTCAAGCACTTCGACGACAGCTTCGCCCTGACGAACAAACTGCGCACCGAAGGCACCGACAACCTGCTCGAGGCGTCCCGCGCGGCCGGGGTCCGCCGGTTCGTGGTGCAGAGCTACGCCGGGTGGAACCTCGCGCACGGCGGCTCCCCGACCAAGTCCGAGGACGTACCGCTCGACCCGCACCCGCTCCCGGCCACGCGTCGGACGATGGCGGCCATACAGCACCTGGAGTCCACGGTCACCGGCGCGACCGGGATCGAGGGCATCGTGCTTCGGTACGCGAGCTTCTACGGGCCGACCGGCGACATCGGCCAGGGCGGTTCGATGGTGGAGCTGATCCGCAAACGCCGGCTCCCCCTGATCGGTGACGGCAGCGGCATCTGGTCGTTCGTCCACTACGACGATGCCGCCGACGCCACCGTCAAGGCGATCGAGAGCTCGGCCACGGGGGTGTACCAGATCGCCGACGACGATCCGGCGGCCGCGTCGGTCTGGCTGCCGGAGTTCGCCCGCATCCTCGGCGCGAAGCAGCCGCTCCGGCTGCCCACCTGGCTGGCGCGACTGGCCGTCGGCGACGTCGGGGTCTCGGCGTTCACCGAGATCCGCGGCGCCGACAACTCCCTGGCCAAGAAGACGTTCGACTGGCAGCCCGGCTACGCCAGTTGGCGCGAGGGATTCCGCAAGGGCCTGTGA
- a CDS encoding M24 family metallopeptidase codes for MPADILIQAVDAGEYADRLRRVRERMREHQFGALVVADPANLFYLTGYDAWSFYTPQCLVVPLDGEPHLFARAMDAAGAAFTCNLRAEQIHGYPEELVHRPDVHPFDWIAAIARELIPKGELVGFEGDAHFFSARAYLALSNGLPGHRLVDSAELVNWVRLVKSPHELQQLRIAGSIAERAMRIACDQLIPGRRQCDLVAEILAAQAIGTPEHGGDYPAIVPMLPTGDAAGTPHLTWTDRPFRQGDATTIELAGVFGRYHAPLARTVMLGEPPYRLTETAKVVAEGMRATLEAIRPGVTAESVHRAFDDVIRAHGLRKESRIGYSIGIGYPPDWGERTVSLRPAETTELAAGMAFHVILGMWMDGWGYELSEPVVVSRTGVERLTDLPHELTIRR; via the coding sequence ATGCCTGCCGACATCCTGATCCAGGCGGTCGACGCCGGGGAGTACGCGGATCGGCTGCGGCGCGTGCGCGAGCGGATGCGGGAACACCAGTTCGGGGCGCTCGTCGTAGCCGACCCGGCGAACCTCTTCTACCTCACCGGGTACGACGCCTGGTCCTTCTACACACCGCAGTGCCTCGTCGTACCGCTCGACGGTGAGCCGCATCTGTTCGCGCGGGCGATGGACGCGGCCGGGGCGGCCTTCACCTGCAACCTCCGGGCCGAGCAGATCCACGGGTACCCCGAGGAGCTCGTCCACCGGCCCGACGTGCACCCGTTCGACTGGATCGCGGCCATCGCCCGTGAGCTGATCCCGAAGGGCGAGCTGGTCGGGTTCGAGGGCGACGCGCACTTCTTCTCGGCCCGCGCGTACCTTGCCCTCAGCAACGGGCTGCCCGGGCACCGGCTGGTCGACTCGGCCGAGCTGGTGAACTGGGTCCGGCTGGTCAAGTCGCCGCACGAGCTCCAGCAACTCCGGATCGCCGGCTCGATCGCCGAACGCGCGATGCGGATCGCCTGCGACCAGCTGATCCCCGGCCGGCGGCAGTGCGACCTGGTGGCCGAGATCCTCGCGGCCCAGGCGATCGGGACCCCGGAACACGGCGGCGACTACCCCGCGATCGTGCCGATGCTGCCGACCGGCGACGCGGCCGGTACCCCGCATCTGACCTGGACCGATCGCCCGTTCCGGCAGGGCGACGCGACCACGATCGAGCTGGCCGGTGTCTTCGGCCGGTACCACGCGCCGCTCGCCCGGACGGTGATGCTCGGCGAACCCCCGTACCGCCTGACCGAGACGGCCAAAGTGGTTGCCGAGGGCATGCGGGCCACGCTGGAAGCGATCCGCCCGGGGGTGACCGCCGAGAGCGTGCACCGGGCGTTCGACGACGTGATCCGGGCGCACGGGCTGCGCAAGGAATCACGGATCGGGTACTCGATCGGGATCGGGTACCCGCCCGACTGGGGCGAACGGACCGTGAGCCTGCGCCCGGCCGAGACGACCGAACTCGCGGCCGGGATGGCGTTCCACGTCATCCTCGGGATGTGGATGGACGGCTGGGGCTACGAACTGTCCGAGCCCGTCGTCGTCTCCCGGACCGGGGTGGAACGCCTGACCGATCTTCCGCACGAACTGACCATCAGGAGGTAA
- a CDS encoding PLP-dependent aminotransferase family protein has translation MPTRVKLPYAERAAGLVGSVIDSSTSLLHKQSHDIVRLAMGSPAAEAVPSEILAGIAEVELSKSDAYDYAATEGDPPLHAALLEMLRGTSDETTADRLTITAGGMQGLDLFCKIFVDPGDLVVVESPTYTNGSATALSYGATLLEVPVDDDGMDVDALADLVAAAGRVPKAIYTIPTFQNPSGATLSLERRHRLLDLAREWGSMVLDDDPYGLLRFEGDPLPTLRELGAGDPLVFAVRTFSKIVAPGLRVGWVDTVPELQPLLINAKQAMDTCTNLPAQRLLHGFLTGGHLEDHLVTQRAEYKRRKEAMHEALREHFGDIARWTDPEGGFFLWVTLDNGVDAEKLFPVALTEGVAFIPGSAFSPSGRFTDALRLCFASTPPDRIHEGVRRLRRAVDLLAKS, from the coding sequence GTGCCGACCAGGGTGAAACTCCCGTACGCCGAACGCGCCGCCGGGCTTGTCGGATCGGTGATCGACTCGAGTACGTCGCTGCTGCACAAGCAGTCGCACGACATCGTTCGGCTAGCGATGGGCAGCCCGGCGGCCGAGGCGGTCCCGTCGGAGATCCTGGCCGGGATCGCCGAGGTCGAGCTGAGCAAGTCCGACGCGTACGACTACGCCGCGACCGAGGGCGATCCGCCGTTGCACGCCGCGTTGCTGGAGATGCTGCGCGGGACCAGCGACGAGACCACCGCGGATCGGCTGACGATCACGGCCGGCGGGATGCAGGGGCTCGACCTGTTCTGCAAGATCTTCGTGGACCCGGGCGACCTGGTGGTGGTCGAGTCCCCCACCTATACGAACGGCAGCGCGACCGCCCTCTCGTACGGCGCCACACTGCTCGAGGTCCCCGTCGACGACGACGGGATGGACGTGGACGCGCTGGCCGACCTGGTCGCCGCGGCCGGGCGCGTCCCGAAGGCGATCTACACGATCCCCACGTTCCAGAATCCGTCCGGCGCTACCCTCTCGCTGGAACGACGGCACCGCCTCCTCGACCTCGCGCGCGAGTGGGGTTCGATGGTGCTCGACGACGACCCGTACGGGCTGCTCCGGTTCGAAGGCGACCCGTTGCCGACGTTGCGGGAACTCGGTGCCGGTGATCCGCTGGTGTTCGCGGTCCGCACGTTCTCGAAGATCGTTGCCCCCGGCCTCCGGGTCGGCTGGGTGGACACGGTGCCCGAGTTGCAGCCGCTGCTGATCAACGCGAAACAGGCGATGGACACCTGTACGAACCTGCCCGCGCAACGGCTCCTGCACGGGTTCCTCACCGGCGGCCATCTGGAGGACCACCTGGTCACCCAGCGCGCGGAGTACAAGCGGCGCAAGGAGGCCATGCACGAGGCGCTGCGCGAGCACTTCGGCGACATCGCGCGATGGACCGATCCGGAGGGTGGGTTCTTCCTCTGGGTCACGCTGGACAACGGCGTCGACGCGGAGAAGCTGTTCCCGGTCGCGCTGACCGAGGGGGTCGCGTTCATCCCCGGCTCGGCCTTCTCCCCCAGCGGCCGCTTCACGGACGCGCTCCGGTTGTGCTTCGCCTCGACTCCCCCGGATCGCATCCACGAGGGCGTCCGCCGCCTTCGCCGTGCCGTCGATCTCCTCGCCAAATCCTGA
- the rox gene encoding rifampin monooxygenase, with protein sequence MFDVIIAGGGPTGLMLAAELRLHGIEVLLLEKDRVPTKVVRSLGLHARSIEMMDQRGLLDRFLALGKQYPLGGFFAGIQKPAPERLDTAHGYVLGIPQTITDRLLAEHATELGAEIQRGCEVTGLSQDDDAVTVELADGTQLRARYLVGCDGGRSTVRRLVGIGFPGEPSRVETLLGEMEVDVSPETLMAVVTEVRKTQLRFGAMPLEDGVYRVGVPAEGVAEDRGVPPTFEEFKQQLRVHAGTDFGAHSPRWLSRFGDGTRQAERYRVGRVLLAGDAAHTHPPTGGQGLNLGIQDAFNLGWKLAADLNGWAPDGLLDTYEAERHPVAAAVLDNTRAQMELLSLEPGPASVRRLLAELMDFEDVNRYLIEKIIAIGICYDFGEGEGHGEGHELLGRRLRDIQLKRGRLYAELHAGRGLLLDQTGRLSVTGWADRVDHLVDVSEELDVPAVLLRPDGHVAWVGDDQDELLSRLPKWFGAPTG encoded by the coding sequence ATGTTCGACGTGATCATTGCCGGTGGGGGACCGACCGGATTGATGCTCGCCGCGGAACTGCGGTTGCACGGCATCGAGGTACTCCTGCTGGAGAAGGACCGCGTACCGACCAAGGTGGTGCGGTCGCTCGGACTGCACGCGCGCAGCATCGAGATGATGGATCAACGGGGTCTGCTGGACCGATTCCTCGCACTCGGCAAGCAGTACCCGCTCGGTGGCTTCTTCGCCGGGATCCAGAAGCCCGCGCCGGAGCGGCTGGACACCGCTCACGGGTACGTTCTCGGCATCCCGCAGACCATCACGGACCGCCTGCTGGCCGAGCACGCCACGGAGCTCGGTGCCGAGATCCAGCGGGGCTGTGAGGTGACCGGGCTGAGCCAGGACGACGACGCGGTGACCGTCGAGCTGGCCGACGGAACGCAGCTCCGAGCGCGGTACCTGGTCGGTTGCGACGGCGGCCGCAGTACGGTGCGCCGGCTGGTCGGGATCGGCTTTCCGGGTGAGCCCAGCCGGGTCGAGACCTTGCTCGGCGAGATGGAGGTGGACGTCTCGCCCGAGACGCTGATGGCCGTGGTGACCGAGGTCCGCAAGACGCAGCTGCGGTTCGGGGCGATGCCGTTGGAGGACGGGGTGTACCGCGTGGGCGTGCCCGCCGAGGGGGTCGCCGAGGACCGCGGGGTCCCGCCGACGTTCGAGGAGTTCAAGCAGCAGCTTCGGGTGCACGCCGGGACCGACTTCGGTGCGCACTCGCCGCGGTGGCTCTCGAGGTTCGGCGACGGGACCCGTCAGGCCGAGCGGTACCGGGTCGGTCGGGTCCTTCTGGCCGGGGACGCGGCGCACACGCATCCGCCGACCGGAGGACAGGGCCTCAACCTCGGGATCCAGGACGCGTTCAATCTCGGCTGGAAGCTGGCCGCCGACCTCAACGGCTGGGCGCCGGACGGCCTGCTGGACACGTACGAGGCGGAACGGCACCCGGTCGCGGCCGCGGTACTGGACAACACCCGAGCCCAGATGGAGTTGCTGTCCCTCGAACCAGGGCCCGCATCGGTCCGCCGGCTGCTCGCCGAACTCATGGACTTCGAGGACGTCAACCGCTACCTGATCGAGAAGATCATCGCGATCGGGATCTGCTACGACTTCGGCGAAGGCGAAGGCCATGGCGAAGGCCACGAACTGCTCGGCCGGCGGCTCCGGGACATCCAGCTCAAGCGCGGCCGCCTGTACGCCGAGCTGCACGCCGGCCGTGGTCTGCTCCTGGACCAGACCGGCCGTCTGTCGGTCACCGGCTGGGCCGATCGCGTCGACCACCTCGTCGACGTCAGCGAGGAGCTCGACGTCCCCGCGGTCCTGCTCCGGCCGGACGGCCACGTGGCCTGGGTCGGCGATGACCAGGACGAGCTGCTCAGCCGGCTGCCGAAGTGGTTCGGCGCTCCCACCGGCTGA
- a CDS encoding class I SAM-dependent methyltransferase has product MLEIGCGPGVAAELVCARLTRGHLLATDRSPVAVTRTTNRNRAAVSSGRLAVRQVALNDLDLVDGELDKAFCVNVNLFWVGSAQRELQLLGRALRSGGRLFILYGADGPTGSDRITPKVAEACRTAGFADVETLSADHGIGVTAQAP; this is encoded by the coding sequence TTGCTGGAGATCGGTTGCGGCCCGGGCGTGGCCGCCGAACTCGTCTGCGCCCGGCTCACGCGCGGGCATCTCCTCGCGACGGACCGCTCACCTGTCGCCGTCACGCGGACGACCAATCGCAATCGCGCGGCGGTCTCGTCGGGCCGGCTCGCCGTCCGGCAGGTCGCGCTGAACGACCTCGACCTGGTCGACGGCGAGCTCGACAAAGCCTTTTGTGTGAACGTGAATCTCTTCTGGGTCGGCTCGGCCCAGCGTGAATTGCAACTACTGGGCCGAGCACTTCGATCAGGCGGCCGGTTGTTCATTCTCTACGGCGCTGACGGCCCGACCGGCTCGGACCGCATCACGCCGAAAGTCGCCGAGGCTTGCCGGACGGCCGGCTTCGCCGACGTCGAGACCCTCAGTGCGGATCACGGCATCGGCGTCACCGCGCAGGCGCCCTGA
- a CDS encoding D-2-hydroxyacid dehydrogenase → MPTTTGREGHDRADRGVRSVVAVLCERATDRPPGLEDLESLGVVFRYCDAAGLAEAVRGARGLMLWDYFSTALRDVWPDAGSVEWIHVTAAGVDTLLFDELRDSDVVVTNAHGVFDRPIAEYVLGAVIAHAKDSRRGYEYQRRHEWRYRETRSVAGSRALVVGTGGIGREIARLLRAVGTEVRGVGRTARSGDPDFGEVVASSNLAGEVGWCDHLVLAVPLTEQTRGLVDSAVLAAMKPDAQLVNIARGPIVDNAALLAALEDGQLAGATLDVFDEEPLPADHPLWDAPNLTITAHMSGDVVGWREVLAAQFAENVRRWLADEPLLNVVDKKLGYVPGPVPPNASAGDASTADAAGPAGGRARAGRTGESGSEDSGRGGGGVGAGGIGVGWG, encoded by the coding sequence GTGCCGACGACCACGGGCCGTGAGGGCCACGACAGGGCGGACCGTGGTGTGCGGTCCGTCGTAGCCGTGTTGTGCGAGCGGGCCACGGATCGGCCCCCAGGGCTTGAGGATCTGGAGTCGCTCGGCGTCGTGTTCCGGTACTGCGACGCCGCCGGATTGGCCGAGGCGGTCCGCGGTGCTCGGGGGCTGATGTTGTGGGACTACTTCTCGACGGCGCTCCGTGACGTGTGGCCGGATGCCGGATCGGTGGAGTGGATCCACGTCACGGCGGCCGGTGTCGACACGTTGCTCTTCGACGAACTGCGGGACTCCGACGTGGTGGTGACGAATGCCCATGGAGTCTTCGACCGGCCGATCGCGGAGTACGTGCTCGGCGCGGTGATCGCGCACGCCAAGGACTCACGGCGCGGTTACGAGTACCAGCGGCGGCACGAGTGGCGGTATCGGGAGACCCGGAGTGTCGCCGGTTCGCGGGCGCTGGTGGTCGGTACCGGTGGGATCGGGCGGGAGATCGCCCGGTTGCTGCGGGCCGTCGGGACGGAGGTCCGCGGCGTCGGCCGGACGGCGCGATCCGGGGATCCCGACTTCGGCGAGGTGGTTGCTAGTAGCAACCTTGCCGGCGAGGTCGGGTGGTGCGACCACCTGGTGCTGGCGGTGCCGTTGACCGAACAGACGCGGGGGTTGGTGGACTCGGCCGTGCTCGCGGCGATGAAGCCGGATGCGCAACTGGTGAATATTGCTCGCGGTCCGATTGTCGACAACGCGGCGTTGCTGGCGGCGCTCGAGGACGGGCAGCTCGCGGGGGCGACGTTGGACGTGTTCGACGAGGAACCGTTGCCGGCCGATCACCCGTTGTGGGACGCGCCGAACCTGACGATCACGGCGCACATGTCCGGCGACGTCGTGGGCTGGCGCGAGGTGCTCGCCGCCCAGTTCGCCGAGAACGTCCGCCGCTGGTTGGCGGACGAGCCGCTCCTGAACGTCGTGGACAAGAAGCTCGGCTACGTCCCCGGACCAGTACCTCCGAACGCCTCGGCAGGCGATGCGTCGACAGCGGATGCCGCCGGCCCGGCCGGGGGTCGCGCGAGGGCCGGCAGGACAGGAGAGTCCGGGTCTGAAGATTCCGGGCGTGGTGGTGGTGGGGTGGGGGCTGGTGGGATCGGCGTCGGGTGGGGGTGA
- a CDS encoding amidase translates to MRVRRCWRFGLRVPQAVELVAEYRLGTVSPVEATRAALEAIERFGERVNAFVLVDAEGALAAAKESESRWRAGEPLGPGDGVPTSIKDALWTRGWPTLRGSTLIDEAGPWDEDAPCVARLRETGAVILGKTTTPEYSWKGVTDSSKFGATGNPWDPAKTSGGSSGGSATAVGLGMGAWSVGTDGGGSVRIPAAFTGTVALKPTYGLIPLFPPSAFGTLSHAGPMTRTVKDNAALLDVISGYDARDWSAMPTPISSFLDGLDDGVAGLRIGFSPDLGFVRNDPEVDAAVRAAIDVLADAGAKVDEVDPGFADPIEAFNVLWFSGAAKVLQGYGDAVGDKVDPGLRRTAEAGADYTASDFLDATAVRMELGRLMGQFHRTYDVLITPTLPLAAFPVGQDVPDGSTSPDWTSWTPYTYPFNLTQQPALSVPCGFTSAGLPIGLQIVGARHADALVLRVGQAYQAATDWHDRTPVLLAEEAR, encoded by the coding sequence GTGAGGGTTCGACGGTGCTGGAGGTTTGGGTTGAGGGTTCCGCAGGCTGTTGAGTTGGTGGCCGAGTATCGGCTCGGGACGGTGTCGCCGGTGGAGGCGACCAGGGCTGCGCTGGAGGCGATCGAGCGATTCGGCGAGCGGGTGAACGCCTTCGTGCTGGTGGACGCCGAGGGTGCTCTGGCCGCCGCGAAGGAGTCGGAGTCCCGGTGGCGGGCAGGGGAACCACTGGGTCCCGGTGACGGGGTACCGACCTCGATCAAGGACGCCCTCTGGACCCGCGGCTGGCCGACGTTGCGCGGCAGTACCTTGATCGACGAGGCCGGACCGTGGGACGAGGACGCGCCTTGTGTCGCGCGGTTGCGGGAGACCGGCGCCGTGATCCTCGGCAAGACCACCACCCCGGAGTACTCGTGGAAGGGCGTCACCGACTCGTCCAAGTTCGGTGCGACGGGCAACCCGTGGGATCCGGCGAAGACGAGTGGTGGATCGAGCGGTGGTTCGGCGACCGCGGTCGGGCTCGGGATGGGGGCGTGGTCGGTCGGGACGGACGGCGGTGGATCGGTGCGGATCCCGGCGGCGTTCACCGGGACGGTCGCGCTCAAACCGACGTACGGGCTGATCCCGCTCTTCCCGCCGAGCGCGTTCGGCACGTTGTCGCACGCGGGACCGATGACGCGGACCGTGAAGGACAACGCGGCCCTGCTCGACGTGATCAGCGGGTACGACGCGCGCGACTGGTCCGCGATGCCGACCCCGATCTCCTCGTTCCTGGACGGCCTGGACGACGGGGTCGCCGGGCTGCGGATCGGGTTCTCCCCGGATCTCGGGTTCGTCCGGAACGACCCCGAGGTGGATGCCGCGGTCCGCGCCGCGATCGACGTACTCGCCGACGCCGGCGCGAAGGTCGACGAGGTGGATCCCGGGTTCGCGGATCCGATCGAGGCGTTCAACGTGCTCTGGTTCTCCGGCGCGGCGAAGGTCCTCCAGGGGTACGGCGACGCCGTGGGCGACAAGGTCGATCCGGGACTCCGGCGGACCGCCGAAGCCGGGGCGGACTACACCGCGTCGGACTTCCTCGACGCGACCGCGGTCCGGATGGAGCTCGGCCGGTTGATGGGCCAGTTCCACCGGACGTACGACGTGCTGATCACGCCGACGCTGCCGCTGGCGGCGTTCCCCGTCGGGCAGGACGTACCGGACGGATCCACCTCGCCGGACTGGACGAGTTGGACGCCGTACACCTACCCGTTCAACCTGACCCAGCAGCCCGCGTTGAGCGTGCCGTGCGGGTTCACGTCCGCGGGGCTGCCGATCGGGTTGCAGATCGTCGGCGCCCGGCATGCCGACGCGCTCGTCCTGCGGGTCGGCCAGGCGTACCAGGCCGCGACCGACTGGCACGACCGTACTCCCGTACTTCTGGCTGAGGAGGCTCGATGA